The Rhodobacter sp. CZR27 genome includes a window with the following:
- the dnaJ gene encoding molecular chaperone DnaJ gives MAKRDYYEVLGVSRTASADELKKAYRTKAKELHPDRNADNPQAEAQFKEVNEAYDVLRDADKKAAYDRYGHAAFEGGMGGGGGPRGGYGQQGDFASAFSDVFEDLFGDFMGGRGGAARSRAQRGSDLRYNLRVTLEDAYRGVQKTINVPASIACDACKGTGAEGGAEPVTCPTCSGMGKVRAQQGFFTVERTCPTCNGAGQIVKNPCKSCHGAGRVEKERSLSVNIPAGVETGTRIRLAGEGEAGMRGGPSGDLYIFIEVREHAIFQRDGVHLFCRVPVSITAAALGGEVEVPTIDGGSSRVKIPAGSQTGKQMRLRSKGMPALRGGGVGDMLIELAVETPVNLTARQKELLREFEKLSEDNNPEGKSFFSKVKGFWDGMKG, from the coding sequence ATGGCAAAGCGCGACTATTACGAGGTTCTGGGCGTCTCCCGCACGGCCTCCGCTGACGAGCTGAAGAAGGCTTACCGCACGAAGGCGAAGGAACTTCACCCCGACCGGAATGCCGACAATCCTCAGGCCGAGGCCCAGTTCAAGGAAGTGAACGAGGCTTACGACGTCCTGCGGGACGCCGACAAGAAGGCGGCCTATGACCGTTACGGCCACGCGGCCTTCGAGGGCGGCATGGGCGGCGGAGGTGGTCCGCGCGGCGGCTACGGCCAGCAGGGCGACTTCGCCTCGGCCTTCTCGGACGTGTTCGAGGATCTGTTCGGCGACTTCATGGGCGGTCGCGGCGGCGCGGCCCGCAGCCGGGCGCAGCGCGGGTCGGACCTGCGCTACAACCTGCGCGTGACGCTGGAGGACGCCTATCGCGGCGTCCAGAAGACGATCAACGTGCCGGCCTCGATCGCCTGTGATGCCTGCAAGGGCACCGGCGCCGAAGGCGGGGCGGAGCCCGTCACATGCCCGACCTGCTCCGGCATGGGCAAGGTCCGCGCGCAACAGGGTTTCTTCACCGTCGAGCGCACCTGCCCCACCTGCAACGGCGCCGGGCAGATCGTGAAGAACCCGTGCAAGTCCTGCCACGGTGCCGGCCGGGTCGAGAAGGAGCGCTCGCTTTCGGTCAACATCCCGGCCGGGGTCGAGACCGGCACCCGCATCCGCCTTGCGGGCGAGGGCGAGGCAGGGATGCGCGGCGGCCCCTCGGGCGACCTCTACATCTTCATCGAGGTGCGCGAGCACGCGATCTTCCAGCGCGACGGCGTGCATCTGTTCTGCCGGGTGCCGGTCTCGATCACCGCGGCGGCGCTTGGGGGCGAGGTCGAGGTGCCGACCATCGACGGTGGCTCCAGCCGCGTGAAGATCCCGGCCGGAAGCCAGACCGGCAAGCAGATGCGGCTGCGCTCCAAGGGCATGCCGGCGCTGCGCGGCGGCGGCGTGGGCGACATGCTGATCGAGCTGGCGGTCGAGACACCGGTGAACCTGACCGCCCGCCAGAAGGAGCTTCTGCGCGAGTTCGAGAAGCTGTCCGAGGACAACAACCCCGAGGGCAAGAGCTTCTTCTCGAAGGTGAAGGGCTTCTGGGACGGGATGAAGGGCTGA